The Pseudophaeobacter arcticus DSM 23566 genome includes a region encoding these proteins:
- the ubiA gene encoding 4-hydroxybenzoate octaprenyltransferase gives MQGDAPKPDGQVADAVKDNWVDQYAPAWSRPYLRLSRADRPIGTWLLLIPCWWGLALAILWDGAPRWEDAWIALACAIGAWLMRGAGCTWNDISDRNFDGAVERTRSRPIPSGQVTVKGAVVWMVAQALISFGILLTFNPMAVSMGILALFPVAIYPFAKRFTWWPQVFLGLAFNWGALWAWTAHTGALHWPAVFLYFAGISWTLFYDTIYAHQDTEDDALIGVKSTARLFGTDTPAWLRRFIVGTVSLMAFAIILALDLNNNFWALGLALVGPWAMGWHMTWQLRIFDAENNQRLLQLFRLNRDTGLIPLIFFILATFL, from the coding sequence ATGCAAGGTGACGCGCCAAAACCAGATGGTCAGGTCGCAGATGCGGTCAAAGACAACTGGGTTGACCAATATGCACCAGCCTGGAGCCGTCCCTATCTGCGACTCAGCCGCGCGGATCGCCCGATTGGCACCTGGCTCTTGCTGATCCCCTGCTGGTGGGGGCTGGCCCTGGCGATCCTGTGGGATGGTGCGCCGCGTTGGGAGGATGCCTGGATCGCCCTGGCCTGCGCTATCGGCGCCTGGCTGATGCGCGGTGCGGGATGCACCTGGAACGACATCTCTGATCGCAATTTTGACGGCGCGGTTGAACGCACCCGCTCGCGGCCAATTCCCTCGGGGCAGGTGACGGTCAAAGGCGCGGTGGTCTGGATGGTGGCGCAGGCGCTGATCTCCTTTGGCATCCTGCTGACCTTTAACCCGATGGCGGTCTCAATGGGGATCCTGGCGCTGTTTCCGGTGGCGATCTATCCCTTTGCCAAGCGGTTTACCTGGTGGCCACAGGTGTTTTTGGGACTGGCCTTCAACTGGGGCGCGCTCTGGGCCTGGACCGCCCACACCGGTGCCCTGCACTGGCCTGCGGTGTTCCTGTATTTTGCCGGCATCAGCTGGACGCTGTTCTACGATACCATCTATGCCCATCAAGACACCGAGGATGACGCGCTGATCGGGGTGAAATCCACCGCCCGGCTGTTTGGCACCGACACCCCTGCCTGGCTGCGCCGCTTTATCGTTGGCACGGTCAGCCTGATGGCCTTTGCCATTATTCTGGCCCTGGATCTCAATAATAATTTCTGGGCGTTGGGACTGGCCCTGGTCGGCCCCTGGGCCATGGGATGGCATATGACCTGGCAATTGCGGATCTTTGACGCCGAGAACAATCAGCGTCTGTTGCAGCTGTTCCGGCTTAACCGAGATACCGGCTTGATTCCGCTTATATTCTTCATTCTAGCGACCTTCCTCTGA
- a CDS encoding OmpA family protein yields the protein MRLSSLLIPTLTFAAAAGISLVSASFAVTAVEQNSETALRRALDEGGLGWAEVTSDGLKVTLQGVAPDEATRFAALSLAGGVVDATRVIDEMSVPPSKGIAAPRFSAEILRNHSGISIIGLIPTTTSRADLVNQLNGMDQAGQVADLLETAQYPAPKGWSAALRYAISALELLPRAKISVDAETIKITAMAKSDAAKEKLQAQLTRMAPPELHLVLDITAARPVISPFTLRFLIGEGGARFDACSAESAESRAAILSAARAAGLEGQVDCVIGMGVPSPNWSRASALSIASLAALGQGTVTIANADITLVAAETTAPDLFDKVVGELENALPEVFSLHAVLPMPASDGTVGPPEFTATLSPEGQVQLRGRINDAISRDIASSYAKARFGSDQVHTATRVVADLPADWPVRVLAGLEALSHLARGSVTVTPDNLQLRGMSHQEDTLAEISGFLAAKLGEAESYELAVTYEEPPASKDQPLSTELCAAQLTGAQASSGKIGFEPGSATVAAGSSVVLDHIATILEKCGPIRLEIQGHTDSQGREGMNQTLSQSRAQSILNELRARRIRTSAFIATGYGESQPIASNDSEEGREANRRIEFRLILPETSSAEDTTTLEEAAEAMQDAVAGTADPDSNEQETTGQ from the coding sequence ATGCGCCTGTCTTCGCTTTTGATCCCCACCCTGACCTTTGCTGCCGCCGCCGGCATCAGCCTGGTTTCGGCCAGTTTTGCAGTGACGGCGGTGGAGCAAAACAGCGAAACCGCCCTGCGTCGCGCGCTGGACGAAGGTGGCCTGGGCTGGGCTGAAGTGACCTCTGATGGGCTGAAAGTAACCCTGCAGGGGGTTGCCCCGGATGAGGCCACCCGTTTTGCCGCGCTGTCTCTGGCCGGTGGGGTGGTTGATGCCACGCGGGTGATTGATGAAATGTCTGTGCCCCCCTCCAAGGGCATTGCCGCACCCCGGTTTTCCGCAGAGATCCTGCGCAATCACAGCGGCATCTCTATTATCGGCTTGATCCCAACCACCACCTCGCGCGCCGATCTGGTGAACCAGCTGAACGGCATGGATCAGGCTGGGCAGGTTGCCGACCTTCTGGAAACCGCGCAATACCCGGCGCCAAAGGGCTGGTCGGCTGCGCTGCGCTATGCCATCTCGGCGCTGGAGCTTTTGCCACGCGCCAAGATCTCGGTGGATGCGGAAACCATCAAGATCACCGCCATGGCAAAATCTGATGCCGCCAAAGAAAAATTGCAGGCCCAGCTGACCCGCATGGCGCCGCCCGAACTTCATTTGGTGCTTGATATTACCGCCGCCCGCCCGGTGATCAGCCCCTTTACCCTGCGCTTCCTGATTGGCGAAGGTGGTGCGCGCTTTGATGCCTGTTCTGCCGAAAGCGCCGAAAGCCGTGCGGCGATCCTCAGCGCCGCCCGGGCTGCCGGGCTTGAGGGGCAGGTAGATTGCGTTATTGGCATGGGGGTCCCCTCGCCGAACTGGTCGCGGGCCAGCGCGCTGAGCATTGCCAGCCTCGCGGCCCTGGGTCAGGGCACCGTCACCATCGCCAATGCCGATATCACCCTGGTTGCCGCCGAGACCACTGCGCCTGATCTGTTTGACAAGGTTGTGGGAGAGCTGGAAAACGCCCTGCCGGAGGTGTTCTCGCTGCATGCGGTTCTGCCGATGCCTGCCAGCGACGGTACTGTTGGCCCACCGGAGTTCACCGCCACGCTCAGCCCTGAGGGGCAGGTTCAGTTGCGCGGCCGAATCAACGATGCGATATCGCGCGATATCGCCAGCAGCTACGCCAAGGCGCGGTTTGGCTCGGATCAGGTTCATACGGCCACCCGCGTGGTTGCGGATCTGCCCGCCGACTGGCCGGTGCGGGTTTTGGCCGGTTTGGAAGCCCTGTCACATCTTGCCCGCGGCTCGGTCACGGTGACACCGGACAACCTGCAACTGCGCGGCATGAGCCATCAGGAAGACACCCTGGCTGAGATTTCAGGCTTCCTCGCCGCCAAGCTCGGCGAGGCAGAGAGCTACGAGCTGGCCGTAACCTATGAGGAACCGCCTGCTTCCAAAGACCAGCCGCTGAGCACGGAACTCTGTGCCGCCCAGCTGACCGGGGCGCAGGCCAGCAGCGGCAAGATCGGTTTTGAGCCCGGCTCGGCAACAGTGGCAGCGGGCAGCAGTGTGGTGCTGGATCACATCGCCACCATTTTGGAAAAATGCGGACCAATCCGGTTGGAAATTCAAGGCCACACCGACAGTCAGGGCCGCGAGGGCATGAACCAGACGCTCAGCCAGTCGCGGGCGCAGTCGATCCTGAATGAGCTGCGCGCCCGCCGCATTCGCACCTCGGCCTTTATCGCCACCGGCTATGGCGAAAGCCAGCCCATTGCCTCGAATGACAGCGAGGAAGGCCGGGAAGCCAACCGCAGGATCGAATTCCGCCTGATCCTGCCCGAAACCAGCTCCGCGGAAGATACCACCACCCTCGAAGAGGCCGCCGAAGCGATGCAGGATGCAGTGGCTGGCACGGCTGACCCAGATAGCAACGAACAGGAGACCACAGGACAATGA
- a CDS encoding molybdenum cofactor biosynthesis protein MoaE — protein sequence MQVWVQQESFELGAQSDAFAAGVGGAGAIVTFTGVVRDADAGGLVAMEIEHYPAMTQKALETIAAEATTRWSLADVLVIHRYGRLVPGERIMMVATASRHRKHAFEAAEYLMDYLKSRAPFWKKEILADGKADWVAAKADDEAALERW from the coding sequence ATGCAGGTTTGGGTGCAGCAAGAGAGTTTTGAACTCGGAGCGCAAAGTGATGCCTTTGCCGCCGGGGTTGGTGGAGCGGGTGCGATTGTCACCTTTACCGGTGTGGTGCGCGATGCGGATGCGGGTGGCCTTGTGGCCATGGAGATTGAGCACTACCCGGCCATGACTCAAAAGGCGCTGGAGACGATTGCCGCCGAAGCCACGACACGCTGGTCGCTGGCGGATGTGCTGGTGATCCACCGCTACGGCCGCCTGGTGCCGGGCGAGCGGATCATGATGGTCGCCACGGCCTCGCGCCATCGTAAACATGCCTTTGAGGCGGCTGAATACCTGATGGATTATCTGAAATCGCGGGCACCCTTCTGGAAGAAGGAGATCCTGGCAGATGGCAAGGCGGATTGGGTGGCTGCCAAGGCAGATGACGAGGCCGCGCTAGAACGCTGGTAG
- the moaD gene encoding molybdopterin converting factor subunit 1: MDVVYFAWVRERIGVPRERVETGAATVADLVAELSAREERYGAAFADLSALRVALDQELADFAAPLEGVREVAFFPPMTGG, from the coding sequence ATGGATGTTGTCTATTTTGCCTGGGTGCGGGAACGTATCGGCGTGCCGCGCGAGCGGGTCGAGACCGGCGCTGCCACGGTTGCAGACCTGGTGGCCGAGCTCTCAGCGCGCGAAGAACGCTACGGCGCTGCCTTTGCCGATCTCTCCGCCCTGCGGGTGGCGCTGGATCAGGAGCTTGCGGATTTTGCGGCCCCCCTTGAGGGCGTGCGCGAAGTGGCCTTCTTTCCGCCAATGACCGGGGGTTAG
- the pgsA gene encoding CDP-diacylglycerol--glycerol-3-phosphate 3-phosphatidyltransferase, with amino-acid sequence MKWTLPNILTVVRLLAAPGLAVMFLYFSRPLADWFALVLFVGAAITDWFDGYLARAWGQETKMGAMLDPIADKAMVVVALMILVGYADEHWTPWLVLPATVILFREVFVSGLREFLGATAGTLKVTQLAKWKTTAQMVAIATLFSQGVFEHYLVMSSLGMDEALVTEILSGQIEDLHGLRWKLDGMFWTGRIGLWLLWVAAALTLITGADYMRKALPHLKESN; translated from the coding sequence ATGAAATGGACCCTGCCCAATATCCTGACTGTGGTGCGCCTGCTGGCCGCGCCGGGTCTCGCCGTTATGTTTCTATATTTTTCACGCCCGCTGGCGGATTGGTTTGCGCTGGTCCTCTTTGTGGGTGCCGCCATCACCGATTGGTTCGATGGCTACCTGGCGCGCGCCTGGGGGCAGGAAACCAAGATGGGGGCGATGCTGGATCCCATTGCGGATAAGGCCATGGTGGTGGTGGCGCTGATGATTCTGGTGGGCTATGCTGATGAACACTGGACGCCCTGGCTGGTGCTGCCTGCCACGGTGATCCTATTTCGCGAGGTCTTTGTCTCGGGTCTGCGCGAGTTCCTGGGCGCCACCGCGGGGACTTTGAAGGTGACCCAACTGGCCAAGTGGAAGACCACAGCCCAGATGGTGGCGATTGCCACCCTGTTTTCCCAAGGGGTTTTTGAACACTATCTGGTGATGTCCTCCCTTGGCATGGATGAAGCGCTGGTGACTGAGATCCTGTCGGGGCAGATTGAAGACCTGCATGGGCTGCGCTGGAAGCTGGACGGCATGTTCTGGACCGGGCGGATCGGACTGTGGCTGTTGTGGGTTGCGGCGGCGCTGACCTTGATCACCGGTGCGGATTACATGCGCAAGGCGCTGCCACATCTGAAGGAGAGCAACTGA
- the uvrC gene encoding excinuclease ABC subunit UvrC, which yields MTEQTPEQTQDRPVEQSPDQQNVAPSEGEAPRRGYAVIQDYVKTLDASPGVYRMLDSESRVLYVGKARNLKARVSNYTRPGNSPRIERMIALTTRMMFLTTRTETEALLLEQNLIKQLKPKYNVLLRDDKSFPSILVAKDHPFAQLKKHRGARKQKGSYFGPFAGAGAVNRTLNQLQKAFLLRDCSNAMFESRTRPCLQYQIKRCSAPCTGEISQEEYSLAVRDAERFLAGRSTKIQEELAAEMMKASEAMEFERAAALRDRIKALTQVQSSQGINPRGVAEADIIGLHMEGGQACVQVFFIRANQNWGNQDFYPRVDADMNPAEVMEAFLGQFYDNKEPPKQLILSDSIENTDLMEEALSGKAERRVEILVPLRGEKTELVAGAVRNARESLARRMAESATQIKLLKGLAEAFGLKGPPQRIEVYDNSHIQGTNAVGGMIVAGPEGFMKNAYRKFNIRGDDLVPGDDFGMMKEVLNRRFSRLKKEDPDRSKGHWPDLLLIDGGAGQVSAVAEIMAEHGVEDIPMVGVAKGVDRDHGKEEFHRLGENAFALQRNDPVLYFVQRMRDEAHRFAIGTHRAKRAKAVGATPLDEVPGVGAGRKRALLKHFGSAKAVSRADLLDLKAVDGISNALAETIYDFFHAQG from the coding sequence ATGACAGAACAGACGCCAGAACAGACTCAGGACAGGCCCGTAGAACAGAGCCCGGACCAGCAGAATGTCGCGCCCTCTGAGGGGGAGGCGCCGCGCAGGGGCTATGCCGTGATTCAGGACTATGTCAAAACCCTGGATGCCTCGCCGGGGGTTTACCGGATGCTCGATAGCGAAAGCCGGGTGCTCTATGTGGGCAAGGCGCGCAATCTCAAGGCGCGGGTGTCGAACTATACCCGCCCGGGCAATTCTCCCCGGATCGAGCGGATGATCGCGCTGACCACGCGGATGATGTTCCTCACCACCCGGACCGAGACCGAGGCGCTGCTGCTGGAGCAGAATCTGATCAAGCAGCTGAAACCCAAATACAACGTGCTGCTGCGCGATGACAAAAGCTTCCCCAGTATTCTGGTGGCCAAGGATCACCCCTTTGCGCAGCTCAAAAAGCATCGCGGCGCGCGCAAGCAAAAGGGCAGCTATTTTGGCCCCTTTGCCGGGGCTGGTGCGGTGAACCGGACGTTGAACCAGCTGCAAAAGGCGTTTTTGCTGCGGGATTGTTCCAATGCCATGTTTGAAAGCCGCACGCGGCCCTGCCTGCAGTATCAGATCAAGCGCTGTTCGGCGCCCTGTACCGGCGAAATTTCGCAAGAGGAATACAGCCTGGCGGTGCGCGATGCCGAACGGTTCCTGGCCGGGCGCTCCACCAAAATCCAGGAAGAACTGGCGGCGGAGATGATGAAGGCTTCCGAGGCGATGGAGTTTGAACGCGCCGCTGCCCTGCGTGACCGTATCAAGGCGCTGACCCAGGTGCAGTCCAGCCAGGGGATCAACCCGCGCGGCGTTGCCGAGGCCGATATCATCGGCTTGCATATGGAGGGCGGTCAGGCCTGTGTGCAGGTGTTCTTTATCCGCGCCAATCAGAACTGGGGCAATCAGGATTTCTATCCCCGCGTGGACGCAGATATGAACCCCGCCGAGGTGATGGAGGCCTTCCTTGGCCAGTTCTACGACAACAAGGAACCCCCCAAACAGCTGATCCTGTCGGATTCGATCGAAAACACCGACCTGATGGAAGAGGCGCTGAGCGGCAAGGCAGAGCGCAGGGTCGAGATCCTGGTGCCTCTGCGCGGTGAGAAGACCGAACTGGTGGCGGGTGCCGTGCGCAATGCCCGTGAAAGCCTGGCGCGGCGCATGGCCGAAAGCGCCACCCAGATTAAACTGTTAAAAGGCCTGGCAGAGGCCTTTGGCCTCAAGGGTCCGCCGCAACGGATCGAGGTCTATGACAACTCGCATATCCAGGGCACCAATGCGGTGGGCGGCATGATCGTAGCCGGCCCCGAGGGCTTTATGAAAAACGCCTATCGCAAGTTCAATATTCGCGGCGATGATCTGGTGCCCGGCGATGACTTTGGCATGATGAAAGAGGTGCTGAACCGGCGCTTTTCACGGTTGAAGAAAGAAGACCCCGACCGCTCCAAGGGGCATTGGCCGGATTTGCTGCTGATCGACGGTGGCGCCGGGCAGGTCTCGGCGGTGGCGGAAATCATGGCCGAACATGGCGTCGAGGATATTCCCATGGTGGGGGTCGCCAAGGGTGTCGACCGCGACCATGGCAAGGAAGAATTCCACCGGCTGGGCGAAAATGCCTTTGCGCTGCAGCGCAATGATCCGGTGCTGTATTTTGTCCAGCGGATGCGCGACGAGGCGCACCGCTTTGCCATCGGCACCCACCGGGCCAAACGGGCCAAGGCGGTGGGGGCAACCCCGCTGGACGAGGTGCCCGGCGTCGGGGCGGGGCGCAAGCGGGCCTTGCTGAAGCATTTTGGCAGCGCCAAGGCGGTCAGCCGCGCCGATCTGCTGGACCTGAAGGCGGTGGATGGCATTTCAAACGCCCTGGCAGAAACCATTTATGATTTTTTTCACGCGCAGGGCTAG
- a CDS encoding SDR family oxidoreductase: MPCSSEREQEMRALVTGAGKRLGRAMALKLAAEGYDVAVHYDQSADAAKEVAQQIRALGRQAITLQADLLCQQAGRDLLPQAASALGGAITCLVNNASIFEPDQLDTASTTSWDRAFDSNLRAPFLLTQAMAAQSVAVSADAAGEPQAWGLVVNMIDQRVRNLTPDFMSYTLAKSALWTLTQTAAQALAPKIRVNAIGPGPTLANAHQSGEAFARQRAATILQRGVDPADITAALGYLLTARAVTGQLICVDSGEHLGWTEPENFCRS, translated from the coding sequence CTGCCCTGCAGCAGTGAGAGGGAGCAAGAGATGCGAGCATTGGTAACAGGGGCGGGCAAGCGGCTTGGCCGGGCCATGGCGCTCAAACTGGCGGCCGAGGGCTATGATGTCGCGGTGCATTACGACCAGTCCGCTGACGCAGCAAAAGAGGTGGCCCAGCAGATCCGCGCCCTGGGGCGTCAGGCAATAACGCTGCAGGCGGATCTGTTATGCCAGCAGGCTGGCCGTGATCTGCTGCCGCAGGCGGCTTCAGCGCTGGGCGGCGCCATCACCTGCCTGGTGAACAATGCGTCGATTTTTGAACCGGATCAGCTGGACACTGCCAGCACCACCAGTTGGGATCGCGCCTTTGACAGCAATCTGCGCGCGCCTTTCCTGCTGACCCAGGCGATGGCGGCGCAGTCAGTTGCAGTGTCAGCAGATGCGGCGGGAGAGCCGCAGGCCTGGGGGTTGGTGGTCAATATGATTGACCAACGGGTGCGCAACCTTACGCCAGATTTCATGAGCTACACCCTGGCAAAATCAGCGCTCTGGACCCTGACACAGACCGCCGCACAGGCGCTGGCCCCAAAGATCCGCGTCAATGCAATTGGGCCGGGGCCAACCCTGGCCAATGCCCACCAAAGCGGTGAGGCCTTTGCCAGACAGCGGGCAGCGACCATTTTGCAACGTGGCGTGGACCCCGCCGATATTACCGCCGCACTCGGCTATCTTTTGACCGCGCGGGCGGTGACGGGCCAGTTGATCTGCGTCGATAGCGGCGAACACCTGGGCTGGACCGAGCCCGAGAATTTCTGCCGCAGCTGA
- a CDS encoding calcium/sodium antiporter, whose protein sequence is MMPWLLCGLGLVILLLAGDALVRGAVNLSLRLGVPALIVSLTIVAFGTSAPELLIAIKAVAENADGIAMGNVVGSNTANILMVLGIPAILATLHTSQCDSRKSYVLMLLSSVLFIGLAMCGTLTIWSGLILLTALALFLGDAFRDARSHRKNCCNGDEGEPLDGLEEADPNMPVWKIAIYLGLGLIGLPLGADLLVDNATIIARMYQVSETVIGLTLVAIGTSLPELATTVMATLRKQADVALGNVIGSNMFNLLAIIGITTFIGPITVDPEFLRFDLWVMLGASLLIFPFVFLKKDITRRWGFALTGLYIGYLLVLF, encoded by the coding sequence ATGATGCCGTGGCTGCTGTGTGGTTTGGGTCTGGTGATCCTGCTTTTGGCTGGGGATGCACTGGTGCGTGGTGCGGTGAACCTGTCGCTGCGTCTTGGGGTGCCGGCGTTGATCGTCAGCCTGACGATTGTGGCCTTTGGCACCTCTGCACCTGAGCTGCTGATCGCGATCAAAGCCGTTGCGGAGAATGCCGATGGGATTGCCATGGGTAATGTGGTGGGCTCCAATACCGCCAATATTCTGATGGTCCTGGGCATTCCTGCGATCCTTGCCACCCTGCATACCAGCCAATGCGACAGCCGCAAAAGCTATGTGCTTATGCTGTTGTCCTCTGTCTTGTTCATTGGCTTGGCGATGTGTGGCACCCTGACGATCTGGTCTGGATTGATCCTGCTGACGGCCCTGGCGCTGTTTCTTGGGGATGCCTTTCGCGATGCGCGTAGCCATCGCAAAAACTGTTGCAACGGCGACGAGGGCGAGCCGCTGGACGGGCTGGAAGAAGCCGATCCCAACATGCCGGTCTGGAAGATAGCCATCTATCTGGGGCTTGGGTTGATCGGCCTGCCACTGGGCGCGGATCTTTTGGTGGATAATGCCACCATCATTGCCCGGATGTATCAGGTCAGCGAGACGGTGATTGGCCTGACGCTGGTTGCCATCGGCACCTCGCTGCCCGAGCTGGCCACGACAGTTATGGCAACTTTGCGCAAACAGGCGGATGTGGCGCTGGGCAATGTCATCGGCTCCAACATGTTCAACCTGCTGGCCATTATCGGCATTACCACCTTTATCGGGCCGATCACAGTCGATCCCGAGTTCCTGCGTTTTGACCTCTGGGTCATGCTGGGGGCCTCGCTGCTGATCTTCCCTTTTGTGTTCCTGAAAAAGGACATCACCCGGCGCTGGGGCTTTGCTCTGACCGGGCTTTACATCGGATATCTCCTGGTGCTCTTTTGA
- a CDS encoding S49 family peptidase: protein MMLRLPFLKNPPLVSVVRLSGAIGMAGRGALNDAALAPVLEAAFTKGKPDAVALEINSPGGSPVQSSLIGARIRRLAQEKDVPVFAFVEDVAASGGYWLAVAADEIWADASSIVGSIGVISAGFGAQELLTRHGVERRVYTAGESKSMLDPFQAEDPEDVARLKGLLGDIHKNFIDHVTERRSDKLDGSHKLFTGEIWLAKRAAELGLIDGIGHIKPTLMARFGDKVKLRHYGIKKPFLSRFGIELARDVVAGIEERAEFARFGL, encoded by the coding sequence ATGATGCTGCGCTTACCCTTTTTGAAAAATCCACCCCTCGTCTCTGTTGTGCGCCTGTCCGGTGCCATCGGCATGGCGGGGCGTGGGGCCTTGAACGATGCCGCGCTGGCACCGGTTCTTGAGGCGGCCTTTACCAAAGGCAAACCAGACGCGGTTGCACTCGAGATCAACTCTCCCGGCGGCTCGCCGGTGCAAAGCTCGCTGATTGGCGCGCGCATCCGGCGGCTGGCACAGGAAAAAGACGTCCCTGTCTTTGCCTTTGTCGAGGATGTCGCGGCCTCGGGCGGCTACTGGCTGGCGGTTGCCGCGGATGAGATCTGGGCCGATGCCAGCTCTATTGTTGGGTCGATCGGGGTGATCTCTGCGGGTTTTGGTGCCCAGGAACTGCTCACCCGACATGGGGTTGAGCGCCGGGTCTATACGGCGGGTGAAAGCAAATCCATGCTCGACCCGTTTCAGGCAGAAGATCCGGAAGATGTTGCCCGTCTGAAGGGGCTGCTGGGCGATATACACAAGAATTTCATCGACCATGTCACCGAGCGGCGCAGCGATAAGCTCGACGGCAGTCACAAGCTGTTCACCGGCGAGATCTGGCTGGCCAAACGGGCCGCCGAGCTGGGGCTGATCGACGGTATCGGCCATATCAAGCCCACTTTGATGGCGCGCTTTGGCGACAAGGTAAAGCTGCGGCACTACGGCATCAAAAAGCCCTTCCTCAGCCGGTTTGGCATTGAGCTGGCCAGAGATGTCGTGGCAGGCATCGAGGAGCGCGCGGAATTTGCGCGTTTTGGGCTGTGA
- a CDS encoding ABC transporter permease gives MNWTAIWSIYRFEMARFFRTLFQSFLSPVLSTSLYFVVFGAAIGSRIDQVDGIAYGAFIVPGLIMLSVMTQSISNASFGIYFPKFIGTIYELLSAPVNFLEIVLGYVGAAATKALFIGFVILATSTLFVDISIAHPFAMVLFLVLTCLSFALMGFIIGIWAKNFEQLQLVPLLIVTPLVFLGGSFYSISMLPPIWQKITMFNPVVYLISGFRWSFFGTSDVPVGTSLMAIGLFTALCLGVIWWIFKTGWRIRS, from the coding sequence ATGAACTGGACGGCTATCTGGTCAATCTACCGCTTTGAAATGGCGCGGTTCTTTCGCACCCTGTTCCAAAGCTTCCTGTCGCCCGTGCTGTCGACATCCTTGTATTTTGTGGTCTTTGGCGCCGCCATTGGCAGCCGCATTGATCAGGTGGATGGCATTGCCTATGGCGCCTTTATCGTCCCCGGGCTGATCATGCTCAGCGTGATGACGCAGAGCATCTCCAACGCCTCTTTTGGCATCTATTTCCCCAAGTTCATCGGCACGATTTACGAGCTGTTGTCCGCGCCGGTGAACTTTTTGGAGATCGTGCTGGGCTATGTCGGCGCGGCGGCGACCAAGGCGCTGTTTATCGGCTTTGTCATTCTGGCCACCTCGACCCTGTTTGTGGACATCTCCATCGCCCATCCGTTTGCCATGGTTCTGTTCCTGGTGTTGACCTGTCTCAGCTTTGCGCTGATGGGGTTTATCATTGGCATCTGGGCAAAGAATTTTGAGCAGTTGCAGCTGGTGCCGCTGTTGATCGTGACGCCCCTGGTGTTCCTCGGAGGGTCGTTTTACTCGATCTCCATGCTGCCGCCGATCTGGCAGAAAATCACCATGTTCAACCCGGTGGTCTACCTGATTTCGGGCTTTCGCTGGTCCTTCTTTGGCACCTCGGATGTGCCGGTGGGCACCAGCCTGATGGCAATTGGCCTGTTTACCGCGCTCTGCCTTGGGGTGATCTGGTGGATCTTCAAGACCGGCTGGCGCATCCGCTCCTGA
- a CDS encoding ABC transporter ATP-binding protein: MAAILSISDLRKSYEGGFEALKGVSLDIDEGEILALLGPNGAGKTTLISTICGIVTPTSGSVTVGGHCILTEFRAARSLIGLVPQEINLEPFEKVINSVRFSRGLFGKPRNEPLIEDILKKLSLWDKRNAQVKELSGGMKRRVLIAKALAHEPRVLFLDEPTAGVDVELRKDMWDVVRELKDSGVTIILTTHYIEEAEAIADRVGVIADGQILLVKDKNDLMAQLGKKQLCVYLTAPITEVPSDLAAHDLELNEAGDVLIYTYDTKADRTGITALLNDVASAGLVLADVSTRQSSLEDIFVGLVSGDKS, encoded by the coding sequence ATGGCGGCGATCCTGTCCATTTCCGATCTGCGCAAATCTTACGAGGGTGGCTTTGAAGCGCTCAAAGGGGTTTCGCTGGATATTGATGAGGGTGAAATCCTTGCCCTGCTGGGGCCCAATGGCGCTGGCAAGACCACTTTGATCTCGACCATTTGCGGGATCGTCACCCCCACCTCGGGCTCGGTGACGGTGGGGGGGCATTGTATCCTGACTGAGTTCCGCGCCGCCCGTTCGCTCATTGGATTGGTGCCGCAGGAGATCAATCTTGAACCCTTTGAAAAGGTGATCAACTCGGTCCGGTTTTCGCGCGGCCTGTTTGGCAAGCCCCGCAATGAGCCGCTGATCGAAGACATTCTGAAAAAACTGTCGCTTTGGGATAAGCGCAACGCCCAGGTCAAAGAACTGTCAGGCGGCATGAAACGCCGGGTGCTGATTGCCAAGGCGCTGGCGCATGAGCCGCGGGTGCTGTTTCTGGATGAACCCACCGCTGGCGTTGATGTGGAACTGCGCAAAGACATGTGGGATGTGGTGCGAGAGCTGAAGGACAGCGGTGTGACCATCATCCTGACCACCCATTACATCGAAGAGGCCGAGGCAATTGCCGATCGCGTCGGAGTGATTGCCGATGGCCAGATCCTGTTGGTCAAAGACAAGAATGACCTGATGGCGCAGCTGGGCAAAAAACAGCTCTGCGTGTATCTGACGGCGCCAATCACCGAGGTGCCCTCCGATCTGGCGGCGCATGATCTGGAGCTGAACGAGGCAGGTGATGTTCTGATTTACACCTACGACACCAAGGCCGACCGCACCGGCATCACTGCGCTGCTGAACGATGTGGCAAGCGCCGGCCTGGTGCTGGCGGATGTCTCCACCCGGCAATCCAGCCTCGAAGATATTTTTGTCGGTCTCGTGTCAGGAGATAAGTCATGA